A section of the Magnetospirillum sp. WYHS-4 genome encodes:
- a CDS encoding type II toxin-antitoxin system RelE/ParE family toxin, with amino-acid sequence MAWSIEYSVEALVSLRRIPANTARTIRSKVERLAINPYAPNNNVKALKGRPGYRLRVGDWRVLYTLRNDVVTILVLEIAPRCRAYD; translated from the coding sequence ATGGCATGGAGCATCGAGTATTCGGTGGAAGCCCTCGTCAGTTTGCGGCGAATACCCGCCAACACGGCACGGACGATTCGAAGCAAGGTCGAACGTCTGGCCATCAATCCCTATGCTCCCAACAACAACGTCAAAGCCCTCAAGGGGCGGCCGGGCTATCGGCTCCGCGTCGGAGATTGGCGGGTTCTCTATACCCTTCGAAACGACGTGGTGACGATCCTGGTTCTGGAAATCGCTCCAAGATGCCGCGCCTACGATTGA
- a CDS encoding helix-turn-helix transcriptional regulator, which produces MAKPQIINDEQGRPAFAVIPWDVWERVRPYAEDDSDEALFDAAIARKSETFPAKVVDAILEGTSPVKAFRQHRGLTQAVLAKKAGITPLYLSQIETGRRTGSLETLRALAKALGLDVTLLLPTS; this is translated from the coding sequence ATGGCGAAGCCGCAGATCATCAACGACGAGCAAGGCCGACCGGCATTCGCGGTGATCCCGTGGGATGTCTGGGAGCGGGTGCGTCCCTATGCCGAGGACGATTCCGACGAGGCTCTCTTCGATGCCGCGATTGCCCGCAAGTCGGAGACCTTCCCAGCCAAGGTGGTGGATGCGATCCTGGAAGGGACGAGCCCCGTCAAGGCATTCCGCCAGCACAGGGGATTGACCCAGGCCGTCCTTGCCAAGAAGGCCGGCATCACGCCCCTTTACCTCTCGCAGATCGAGACGGGTCGGCGCACCGGCTCGCTGGAAACCCTCCGTGCGCTCGCCAAGGCTCTTGGCC